A section of the Telopea speciosissima isolate NSW1024214 ecotype Mountain lineage chromosome 3, Tspe_v1, whole genome shotgun sequence genome encodes:
- the LOC122656450 gene encoding protein BONZAI 1-like, whose translation MGNCCSDDHGGQSAVGGTVASLQNLAGGSNDIVDHFLKSRGYHVLFTQIELSLSATNLRDRDVLSKSDPMAVLYVKGRDGTLDEIGRTEVVLNSLNPLWITKHTIAYHFEVVQSLVFRVYDVDTV comes from the exons ATGGGGAACTGCTGCTCTGACGACCACGGTGGTCAATCGGCGGTGGGAGGCACTGTTGCTTCTCTCCAAAATCTTGCCGGCGGTTCCAACGATATCGTTGATCACTTCTTGAAGTCTCGGGGATACCATGTCCTCTTCACTCAGATCGAG TTATCACTATCTGCAACAAATTTACGAGATCGGGATGTGCTCTCCAAG AGTGACCCCATGGCAGTTCTTTATGTAAAAGGAAGAGATGGAACACTTGACGAGATTGGCCGTACTGAAGTAGTATTAAATTCATTAAATCCTTTGTGGATTACAAAACATACTATTGCTTATCATTTTGAGGTTGTGCAGAGTTTAGT GTTCCGTGTGTATGATGTTGACACAGTTTAA